One genomic window of Elaeis guineensis isolate ETL-2024a chromosome 2, EG11, whole genome shotgun sequence includes the following:
- the LOC105040933 gene encoding beta-glucuronosyltransferase GlcAT14A — MECMKTRAPLLPIMEKKWACPLALSTTVCIIFLVTSMNMGLLSPLPSIFSNFKAWNLTGPSPEFVEIKFSSNPPPPAGPSIPRLAYFVSGSKGDLDCLWRTLQALYHPRNLYVVHLDLESPPAERSELASRVANETVYQKVGNVHVITKANMVTYRGPTMVANTLHACAILLKKSKDWDWFINLSASDYPLMTQDDILHTFSSLPRNLNFVEHTSRLGWKAMQRAKPLIIDPGLYMSKKKEIFSVTPNRELPTAFKLFTGSAWMALTREFVEYCVWGWDNLPRTLLMYYTNFVSSPEGYFQTVICNAPEFAGTVVNHDLHYIAWDVPPKQHPHVLSLADVPKMIGSNAPFARKFGTNVTVLDKIDADLLGRNNGSFIPGGWCVGNPPCSEIGDPTQLKPGPGAHRLAKLMKRIVHLKTPGWNQCK, encoded by the exons ATGGAATGTATGAAGACAAGAGCTCCTCTGCTTCCAATTATGGAGAAGAAATGGGCATGTCCATTGGCCTTGAGCACTACTGTCTGCATCATTTTCCTTGTCACCTCCATGAATATGGGCCTCCTCTCCCCCCTCCCCAGCATCTTCTCCAACTTCAAAGCCTGGAATTTGACGGGCCCGAGTCCTGAGTTTGTGGAAATCAAATTTTCCAGTAACCCGCCACCGCCTGCCGGCCCATCGATTCCCCGGCTGGCCTACTTTGTCTCGGGATCGAAGGGTGACTTGGATTGCCTATGGAGGACATTGCAGGCTCTCTACCACCCTCGGAATCTCTATGTGGTCCATCTGGACTTGGAATCCCCTCCTGCTGAGAGATCGGAATTGGCTTCTCGGGTGGCCAATGAAACAGTTTATCAGAAGGTCGGCAATGTTCATGTGATTACTAAGGCTAATATGGTTACATATCGAGGGCCGACCATGGTTGCCAATACTCTTCATGCTTGTGCTATACTTCTCAAGAAGAGCAAGGATTGGGATTGGTTCATAAACCTCAGTGCCTCCGATTATCCTCTCATGACGCAAGATG ATATCCTCCATACCTTCTCATCACTGCCTAGGAATCTGAATTTTGTCGAGCACACGAGTCGATTGGGATGGAAGGC TATGCAGAGGGCAAAGCCATTAATCATAGACCCTGGGCTCTATATGTCCAAGAAAAAGGAAATCTTCTCGGTGACTCCCAATAGAGAGCTACCAACTGCATTTAAGCTGTTTACAG GCTCTGCATGGATGGCCTTAACCCGGGAGTTCGTCGAGTACTGTGTCTGGGGTTGGGACAACCTACCAAGAACTCTCCTCATGTACTACACAAATTTCGTTTCCTCACCTGAAGGCTATTTCCAAACAGTCATCTGCAACGCGCCGGAGTTCGCGGGCACGGTGGTGAACCATGACCTCCACTACATTGCATGGGATGTGCCCCCAAAGCAGCATCCTCACGTCCTCTCCCTAGCCGATGTCCCTAAAATGATTGGCAGCAATGCACCCTTTGCTCGCAAGTTCGGCACAAACGTCACAGTACTGGATAAGATAGACGCAGACCTCCTTGGCCGGAATAATGGGAGCTTTATCCCTGGGGGATGGTGTGTGGGAAATCCGCCATGCTCGGAGATTGGGGATCCAACACAGCTGAAGCCTGGACCTGGGGCTCATAGGCTAGCTAAGCTTATGAAGAGGATAGTTCACTTAAAGACGCCTGGTTGGAACCAGTGTAAATAA
- the LOC140855836 gene encoding LOW QUALITY PROTEIN: serine/threonine/tyrosine-protein kinase HT1-like (The sequence of the model RefSeq protein was modified relative to this genomic sequence to represent the inferred CDS: deleted 1 base in 1 codon) — MEEDFGSWVTRAKFSQAVYHRWDSSRSPAVCDFDWGLKPNSSSLGLKNRSSSLELKSQSSSIELKNRSSSLDLKPKSSSSDLSSSAIPSSAQLNSDQGLKPKVSVLEHSNAPLVQFSFLPDNDPVLKVKSFSSGLSVLSNPSRVQLDRSWGPKTMNTSLESANFLSVPFSFQPGSNPSKLQPKGSDLHSSDFSFRPDRKPDSNPKSSASGSSMVSVYSGRTATLPDSHNSVLLTNSRNSKPKQRSKSPIPTTVLHDVFKEARSIGRRFSTPPPSRKRADKMHEHHKLTPPSPPNLSPLRHLSSVKASEKLKSRKDSAWAKYFDYGGGRVAAVDTLEKCTVDLSKLYVGLRFSSGAHSRLYHGIYKDQPVAVKIIRQPDDDENGVMAARLEKQFTREVTFLSHLYHRNVIKLAGACKNPPVFCIITEYLSGGSLRAFLHKLAHKSLPLPKLIAISLDIARGMEYIHSQGVIHCDLKPENILFDQDFCVKIADFGIACEEAYCDALAEDPGTYRWMAPEMIKHKAYGRKVDVYSFGLLLWEMVTGTVPYEDMMPIQAAFAVVNKNLRPVVPANCPALLQALIEQCWALHPEKRPQFWQIVKVLEQFQSALARDGTLDQLHSLTNQDDKKPLFHGIQKLGPLHV, encoded by the exons ATGGAGGAAGACTTTGGTTCTTGGGTGACAAGGGCGAAGTTTTCGCAGGCTGTTTATCACCGGTGGGATTCTTCCAGGTCGCCTGCGGTTTGTGATTTCGATTGGGGTTTGAAGCCAAACAGCTCGAGTCTAGGATTGAAGAACAGGAGTTCAAGTTTGGAATTGAAATCACAGAGCTCGAGTATTGAACTGAAGAACAGGAGTTCAAGTTTGGATTTGAAACCAAAGAGCTCGAGTTCTGATTTATCTAGCTCTGCGATTCCGTCATCGGCTCAGCTCAATTCTGACCAGGGACTCAAGCCAAAGGTGTCTGTTTTAGAGCATTCAAATGCGCCTTTGGTCCAGTTCTCTTTCCTACCTGACAACGATCCAGTTTTGAAAGTGAAGAGCTTTAGTTCAGGTCTGTCTGTGCTGTCTAATCCATCTCGGGTACAACTGGATCGCAGCTGGGGACCAAAAACAATGAATACAAGCTTGGAATCTGCCAATTTTCTGTCTGTTCCATTCTCTTTCCAACCAGGTAGTAATCCCTCGAAGCTACAGCCCAAGGGCTCAGATCTACACTCTTCTGATTTCTCTTTCCGTCCTGACAGAAAACCTGACTCGAATCCAAAAAGCTCGGCGTCTG GTTCAAGCATGGTTTCTGTCTACTCTGGGAGGACTGCAACACTTCCTGATTCTCATAATTCTGTTCTGTTGACGAACAGTAGAAACTCTAAACCCAAGCAGAGGTCAAAATCTCCTATTCCCactactgtcctccatgatgtcTTTAAAGAAGCTAGATCCATTGGAAGGAGATTTTCTACCCCACCTCCTAGCAGGAAGAGAGCTGATAAGATGCATGAGCATCATAAGCTCACTCCCCCTTCACCTCCCAATCTGAGTCCTCTTCGGCATTTGTCTTCAGTTAAAGCCTCTGAGAAGTTGAAGAGCAGGAAGGACTCTGCTTGGGCAAAATATTTTGATTATGGGGGAGGGAGAGTTGCTGCCGTGGATACCTTGGAGAAATGCACAGTTGATCTCTCCAAATTGTACGTTGGGCTTCGG TTTTCCTCTGGAGCTCATAGCAGGCTATACCATGGTATTTATAAGGATCAGCCTGTTGCTGTGAAAATTATCAGACAACCTGATGATGATGAAAATGGAGTGATGGCTGCACGACTAGAGAAGCAGTTCACTAGGGAAGTCACCTTTCTGTCTCATCTTTATCATCGAAATGTGATCAAG CTGGCAGGGGCATGCAAAAATCCACCAGTCTTTTGCATCATCACAGAATATCTCTCAGGAGGCTCTTTGAGAGCATTCTTGCACAAACTTGCCCACAAATCCCTTCCTTTACCAAAACTGATTGCAATTTCTTTAGATATTGCTCGAGGAATGGAGTATATTCACTCACAAGGGGTCATTCACTGTGATCTGAAACCTGAGAATATTCTATTTGATCAAGACTTTTGTGTAAAAATTGCTGATTTTGGAATTGCATGTGAGGAAGCATATTGTGATGCATTAGCTGAGGACCCTGGTACTTATCGCTGGATGGCACCTGAGATGATCAAACACAAAGCTTATGGACGGAAAGTTGATGTTTACAGCTTTGGATTACTGTTATGGGAGATGGTGACAGGAACTGTCCCTTATGAAGACATGATGCCTATCCAGGCTGCTTTTGCAGTGGTTAATAAG AACCTGAGGCCAGTCGTTCCTGCTAACTGTCCAGCACTCTTACAAGCCCTAATTGAGCAATGTTGGGCTCTGCATCCAGAGAAGAGGCCTCAGTTTTGGCAGATAGTGAAGGTCTTAGAACAGTTTCAGTCTGCTCTTGCTCGTGATGGAACACTTGACCAGCTTCACAGCTTGACCAACCAGGATGACAAGAAGCCGCTGTTCCATGGGATCCAAAAGCTCGGACCCTTGCATGTTTAA
- the LOC105040964 gene encoding pentatricopeptide repeat-containing protein At2g27800, mitochondrial, translating to MIWVLLSHRWRNLHSSTGFLLSCFHSSSTPQPISSHPKILTLTPLIPRPNSPPTFPYSTTRSRRTPRSKRSKRAPPPVDQAQLDRAISELPARFTSAELAAALGRHSDPRLCHELLLATLRHPRFRRPSPTAANDDDDHLSPFLVTIKKLGAARLYREMDAVASLSLSLPSLPLSEPFFNTIIYFYAEARMLSKAIYVYKRMRAAGDPAASPTARTYNLLFAALLGRGANSYIHHVYMDSIRALFRQMLDSGIAPDVFALNSLIKGYASSLHLNDALRVFHQMVPVYGVEPDENTYSYLIHGLCAQGRTRNAGELWAEMRGKGLAPSGRAANSIVSALAMAGEVAEAVEMMWEVAWIGRAVDGITCRTLLEEICRQRRVGDAVGLLREMHEKELVDGRMYRELLHGIQDEFGGGLDGGNS from the coding sequence ATGATTTGGGTTCTTCTCAGCCACCGCTGGAGAAATCTCCACTCATCCACCGGATTCCTCCTCTCCTGCTTCCACTCTTCATCCACTCCACAACCAATCTCATCGCATCCCAAAATCCTAACCCTAACTCCCCTCATTCCACGTCCCAATTCACCTCCCACCTTCCCCTACTCCACGACCAGATCCAGACGAACCCCCCGAAGTAAACGATCCAAGCGAGCCCCACCGCCCGTAGACCAAGCCCAGCTCGACCGCGCCATCTCCGAGCTCCCCGCACGCTTCACCTCCGCCGAACTCGCCGCCGCCCTCGGCCGCCACTCAGACCCCCGCCTTTGCCACGAACTCCTCCTCGCCACCCTCCGCCATCCCCGCTTCCGCCGGCCCTCCCCCACCGCCGCAAACGACGACGACGACCATCTCTCCCCCTTTCTCGTCACCATCAAGAAACTCGGCGCCGCGCGCCTCTACCGCGAGATGGACGCCGTCGCCtcgctctccctctcccttccctccctccccctctccGAGCCCTTCTTCAACACCATTATATATTTCTATGCCGAAGCCCGCATGCTCTCCAAGGCCATCTATGTCTACAAGCGCATGCGCGCCGCCGGCGACCCCGCCGCCAGCCCCACCGCCCGGACCTACAACCTCCTCTTCGCCGCCCTCCTCGGCCGCGGCGCCAACTCCTACATCCATCACGTCTACATGGACTCCATCCGCGCCCTCTTCCGCCAGATGCTCGACTCCGGCATCGCCCCCGATGTATTCGCCCTCAACTCCCTCATAAAGGGCTATGCCAGCTCGCTCCACCTCAACGACGCTCTACGGGTGTTCCACCAGATGGTTCCGGTGTACGGCGTGGAGCCTGACGAGAACACGTACAGCTATTTGATTCATGGTCTCTGCGCGCAGGGGCGGACAAGGAATGCGGGGGAGCTGTGGGCGGAGATGAGAGGGAAGGGATTGGCGCCGAGCGGGAGGGCGGCGAACTCGATAGTGAGCGCGCTGGCGATGGCCGGGGAAGTGGCGGAGGCGGTGGAGATGATGTGGGAGGTGGCGTGGATCGGGCGGGCGGTGGACGGGATCACGTGTCGGACGCTACTGGAGGAGATTTGCCGGCAGAGGAGGGTCGGCGATGCGGTGGGGCTGTTGAGGGAGATGCATGAGAAGGAGTTGGTGGAcggaaggatgtaccgggagcTGCTGCATGGGATACAGGACGAGTTTGGTGGTGGGTTAGATGGTGGCAACAGCTGA
- the LOC105040974 gene encoding non-classical arabinogalactan protein 31, protein MAHSGILVLSLPLLVVLLGCLLSHAEGVDTVETTPPPRLPIAVEGVIYCRSCKLPGYDKSIDASPLPGAVAKLQCTGSAPGVTVTGTTDKNGYFLIQTNKVTNYGAYKCQVFLESSPLSYCNVPVYPTAKGSGAPLKFERNIKVGSGQQALYSAGAFAFAPAKGSSCPRTP, encoded by the exons ATGGCTCATAGTGGGATTTTAgtgctctctcttcctcttctggtTGTCCTTCTGGGCTGTCTCCTTTCTCATGCCGAGGGCGTTGATACGGTGGAAACAACCCCCCCTCCACGCCTCCCCATCGCTGTGGAGGGCGTCATCTACTGCAGGTCATGCAAGCTCCCCGGCTACGATAAGTCCATTGATGCCTCTCCTCTTCCTG GTGCTGTTGCCAAGTTACAATGCACTGGTAGTGCACCTGGTGTGACAGTGACGGGAACAACAGATAAAAATGGCTATTTCTTGATCCAAACAAACAAGGTGACGAACTATGGAGCATACAAGTGCCAGGTATTCCTCGAGTCGTCGCCGTTATCGTACTGCAATGTGCCGGTTTATCCTACAGCCAAAGGGTCTGGGGCTCCCCTAAAGTTTGAGAGGAACATAAAGGTGGGTTCTGGCCAACAAGCACTCTACAGTGCGGGGGCTTTTGCATTTGCTCCTGCCAAAGGAAGCTCCTGTCCCCGTACTCCTTGA